CGCCGAGGAGGACCGGCCCGACGTGTTCACCATCCGCGTCGGCAACATCGTCCCCGGCGAACGGGTCACCGTCCGTCTGACCCTCAGCCAGCCGCTTCCCTACGAGGACGGCGCCGCCACCTTCCGCTTCCCCCTGGTCGTGGCTCCGCGCTACATCCCGGGCACCCCCCTGGACGGCGACCCCGCCGGCTCCGGCGTCGCCCCCGACACCGACGCCGTCCCCGACGCCTCCCGCATCACCCCACCGGTCCTCCTCCCCGGCTTCCCGAACCCCGTCCTCCTGTCCCTTGCCGTCCACCTCGACCCCGCCGGCCTGGACCTCCGCGAAGTCCGCTCCAGCCTCCACACCGTCACCGAGGACAACGGCACCCTCCGCCTCACCCCCGGCGAACGCCTCGACCGCGACTTCCTCCTCCGCCTCCACTTCGCCCCCTCCACCTCCTTGGAACTATTCCCCGACCCCGACCCCGACCCTGCTACTGCTACTGCTACTGCTACTGCTACTGCTACCGACATCGACACCGACCCAGCTACTGCTACCGACACCGAGCCCTCCCACCCCCGCACCCCCCACTCACCCGAGTCACCCCCCGGCACCTCGTCCGTCGGCGCCACCTCCTCCGGCAGCGCACCACCCGACAGGATCGGAACCCCGGCCGACACCCCGACCTCGACCTGGCCCATCGAACCGACCCGGTCCACCGAGCCGGTCAGCGGCGTGAAAGCCGACGGTCCAGACGATGGGAGCGGCACCTTCGCGCTCACCATCCTGCCGCCGGACCTCGGCGACGACGCAAAGCGGCGGCCGCGTGATGTGGCGTTGCTGCTGGACCGGTCGGGCAGCATGACCGGGTGGAAGATCATCGCGGCACGCCGCGCCGCCGCTCGCATCGTCGACACCCTCACCACCGACGACAGGTTCGCCGTCCTGTCGTTCGACTCAGTGGTCGAGCGTCCACAAGACCTCGGCCCCGGCCTGTCCCCCGCGACCGACCGCAACAGGTACCGCGCGGTCGAGCACCTCTCCCGCCTGGAGGCACGCGGCGGAACCGAAATGCTGTCCCCCATGGAACAGGCCCTCACCCTCCTGACCGACCCAGACCAGGACCCGGACCATCCGAACAACCCGGACCACGACCCCGACCTTCGGAACAACCCAGACCGAGACCCCGACCGTCCGAACCACCCAGACCACGACCCGGACCATCCGAACCACCCAAACCCGGACCTCAACCTTCGGAACAACCCGGACCACGACCCCAACCGTCCGAACAACCCGGACCACGACCCCAACCTTCGGAACAACCCAGACCACGACCCCAACCGTCCGAACCACCCAGACTACGACCCCAACCTTCGGAACAACCCAGACCGAGACCCCAACCGTCCGAACCACCCAGACCACGACCCGGACCATCCGAACCACCCAAACCCGGACCTCAACCTTCGGAACAACCCGGACCACGACTCCGACCATCCGAACACCCCGGACCGGGATCGCGTCCTGGTGCTGGTCACCGACGGACAGGTGGGTAACGAGGATCAGATCCTTGAGCGGCTTGCTTCCCGGCTCGCCGCCATCCGGGTCCACACCGTCGGCATCGACCGGGCAGTCAACGCCGGTTTCCTCGGCAGGCTCGCCGGCCTCGGCTCCGGTCGTTGCGAACTCGTCGAGTCCGAGGACCGTCTCGACGAAGCGATGGAGCACATCCACCGCCGCATCGGCTCCCCGCTGGTGAACGGCCTCACCCTGAAAGCCGACGGCCTCGACGTCCTCCCCGCCACCGTCACCCACTTGAGCTCCTTGTACCCCGGCGTTCCCCTCCGCGTCTGGGGCCGCTACCGCGGCCCCGCCAGTGGCGCCATCACCATCCACGGCCAGACCCCCACCGGCCACCCCTGGGACCACCACCTGACCGCTTCCCTCCCCACCTCAACCCCCCCGAGCTCTCCTCACCTCACGCCTTCGGACCAGCCCACATCCACCACGTCCGCCACCCTCCCTCAACCGGCCGCCGCCGGCACACCGGCGACTCCGCACTCCGTACACCCCGGCACCACCCCTCCCACAGCGGCCACCACCGCCTCCTCGTGTCCTGTCGCCGGCACGGCCCCGCGACCCGCGTCCGACGCCGACGCGTCCCCCGGTGCACCTCACACCGGCAGCGCACATGCGCCGGGTGTGGCGCGGGCCATCTGGGCGAGGGCTCAGCTGCGTGGGCTGGAGGACCGGTACGCCGGCGGGGAGTACGAGTTGGAGCAAGAGATCATCCGTACCTCGCTGCGGCATGGGGTGCTGTGCCGGTTCACCGCTTTCGTGGCCGTGGACACCAGGGTCGTCACCGCGCCGGGTGGGAAGACGCACCGCGTGATCCAGCCGGTGGAGACGCCGAGCGGCTGGGACATGTCCATCAACGCGGCCCCGATGATGGCCGCCGCCCCGATGGCGTTCACCACCGCCGCGCCGGCGTTCTTCGACGCCGGCCATCAGAGGAACTCGGCCGGCGACCAGGAATCGTCTCGAAGCAGCCTGGGTGTCCCCTCACCTCCGCCACCCGGCTCACCACCCGCGTCACCGCTCGCCCCACCACCCGGCTCGCCATCTGCGCCGTCACCGGTGCCACCGCCGGTTCCGTCGTTCGCCCCACCGCCGAGTCCGCCTTCCGGACCTCTTGGCGGCCTCTCCGGTGCGCCGCCTCGCGGCCGGTTCGGTGTGGCCAAGCGCATGGCCGGCCCCGCTCCGGGGTTGATCCGCCGCTCCCCCGAAACCATCCGTCCTCAGTTGACGGAGGAACTGAGCCGGCTGCGTTCCCAGCAGGCACTCTCTCCGGCCGATCGCATGACGTACCTGGCGGACCTGGCCAGCCGACTGGCCGCACTCGCCACCCACCTCGGCGATGACGGTCCGCTGGCCACCCTGGCCCGCGACCTCGCCGCCTGTGAAACCCCGACTCCCGACCTCGACCTGGAAGCCCTGTGGCACCGCGCTCTCACCGTCCTCGCCACCCTCACCGGCGAACCCCCCACCCCACCGCCACCCGCACCCCCCACCTCTCGCCGATCCTTCTGGAAGCGTTCCTGAGGAACTTCCCCATGGCGGCGACCCGCTCCCCGTCCTCGTATTCGGACGGGGAGCGCTGCGGAACACGGCCAAGTGCGGCACGGCGCTCCAAGTGAAAGCCGGAAGCTGAGCGCGTGGGGATCGCGTGGACTGCCGTCGGACCGGTCTGCGTCGCCGCGCTCGCGGCCACCGGAACTGCGTGAGCGCGGAGCTCGGCGTCGACTGCCGTGAGTGATCTTCGTCGCCACGATTGTGGCCGCCGGGACGGTGTGAACGCGCGGAGGTCGCGGCGGCTACCGCTGGACCGGTCTGCGTCGCCACGCTCGTGGCCACCGGGACGGTGTGAACGCGGAGCTCGGCGTCGACTGCCGCGAGTGATCTTCGTCGCCACGATTGTGGCCGCCGGGACGGTGTGAACGCGCGGAGGTCGCGGCGGCTGCCGTCGGAGTGGGACGTTCCAGGTAGCGGCCTCGGGGTGGGAGCTACATTGCGCAGCGGGTACTCGTCGTGCCGTGCGAGCCCGAGTCGCCGCTGACGCCTGTGGATGTGAGTGCCTTAGTGGTGGGAGTGGTTCCTGCTCTCTGTGTTCAGTTCTTTGGTCGTTCCCTTTCCTCCTCCTGGTCGGGGAGCGATCGGTAGGCGGGACGGAGGATGTCCATCAAGGGGATGTGGCGGATTTTCAGAGGTGGGGGGTCCAGGGCTCGGAGGAGGAGTTCGGGGGGGTTTGTGGTGGTGGGGGGTGGGTGGAGGCGGGAGAGGGGGGTGGTGGGGGTGTAGAAGTCGGTCAGGCGTTCGGTGAACGGGGGGTCTGCGGGGAGCGCGGTTGGGGATGGGTCGGAGGCGGTGGGGTTGGGGGTTGAGGTTGGGTTGAGGGCTGGGGTGGTGGGGGTGAGGGTTGATCTGGCCGTGTCGGGGAGGTCAGTGGGGCTGCGTGGTGTGGGGGTGGGGGGAGTTGGGTGGAGGGCGGTCAGGAGGGTGGGGCGGGGGCGGCCTCGCCAGTGGAGGATTTGGAAGGGGTCGTCGTCGAAGGACTCGGCGAGGAGGTAGAGGACCGCCGAGAGGTGTTTGCAGGGGTCGGACCAGTCGGGGCAGGAGCAGGTCATGTCGAAGGTGGTGGGGAAGAGGGAAAGGTTCAGCGTTTCGAAGACTTCGACGATCTCGGGGGGCATCTCGCCGGCCAGGAGTTTGGCGCGGTACAGGGCTCGTCTGGAGAGTTCTCGCTCCACGCGGGTCCAGTCGGCGTCGTCGTACGCGGGGACGGTGATGGTGACCTGGTAGGGCTCGGGTCGTGAGCCCTGGACCAGGGCACGGACTGTCCCGGGTGCGAGGCCCATCTCCAGGACCTGGCCTTTGCGTGCGTACGCGCGGCCACGGGACAGCCGGCCGGGGTCGCAGATCTCTTCCAGGATGTCGATGAAGCGGCGGGACCACCATTGTTCCCCGATCGAGCCCCGTTTGCTCCGGGCCCGCAACCCGCCTTCGACCCGGATCGGCGCCGCCGCTTCGAACCACCCGTCCCTGCCGATAGGCATGTCAGCTCACCGCCTCGGGTGAGAGGCGGAACAGGTCGTGGAGTTGCGTTGTGGACAGTTCGGTGAGCCAGTCCTCGCCGGTGCCTATCACGGAGTCGGCCAGGGCTTTCTTGCGTTCGATCATTTCGTCGATGCGTTCTTCGAGAGTGCCGGCGCAGATGAACTTGCGGACCTGGACGTTGCGGTGCTGGCCGATGCGGAAGGCGCGGTCGGTGGCCTGGTCCTCGACGGCGGGGTTCCACCAGCGGTCCACGTGGATGACGTGGTTGGCGGCGGTGAGGTTGAGGCCGGTGCCTGCGGCTTTCAGGGACAGCAGGAAGATCATGGGGTCGTCCTCGTTCTGGAAGCGGTCCACCAGTTCGTCGCGGCGTTTCTTGGGGAGGCCGCCGTGGAGCCACAGGACGGGACGGTCCAGGTGGGCCGCCAGGTAGGGCTGGAGCAGGGAGCCCCATTCGGCGTACTGGGTGAAGACGAGGGCTTTGTCGCCTTCTTGGATGATCTCTTCCGCGAGCTCTTCGAGACGGGCCAGCTTGCCGGAGCGGCCGGCGAGGCGGGAGCCGTCCTTGAGCAGGTGCGCGGGGTGGTTGCAGACCTGTTTGAGCCGGGCCATGGCGGCGAGCACGTTGCCGCGGCGCTCGATGCCCTCGCTGTCGTCGATGCGGGCCATCATGTCTTCGAGCACGGCCTTGTAGAGGGTGGCCTGCTCAGGGGTGAGAGTGCACCAGACCTTCATCTCCAGCTTCTCGGGGAGATCGGAGATGATCGTCTTGTCGGTCTTGAGGCGGCGCAGGACGAACGGGCCGGTGGCGCGGCGCAGCGCCAGGGTCGCGGTCTCGTCGCCGCGGGCCTCGATGGGTTCCTGGTAGCGCTCGCGGAACCGGCGTGCGGGGCCGAGCAGGCCGGGGTTGCAGAACTCCATGATCGACCACAGTTCGGCGAGGTGGTTCTCCACGGGGGTGCCGGTGAGCGCGAGCCGGGTGCGGGCCGGGATGGAGCGCACGGCCTGGGACTGCCTCGCGCCGCTGTTCTTGATGGCCTGCGCCTCGTCGCACACCACCCGGCCCCAGGCGAAGGCCGCGAGCGCCGCGGCGTCGCGCAGCAACGTGCCGTATGTCGTGATGACGAGGTCGGCGCCGGCGACGGCACCGGCGAGTTCGTCCGCGCGCATGCGGGACGCGCCGTGGTGGACGTACAGCCGCAGCGAGGGGGCGAACCGCGCGGCTTCCTTCTGCCAGTTGTTGATCAGCGACATGGGGCAGACCAGCAGCGTAGGCGCGGGGGTGCCGCCGTCGCGGCGCTCGTCGAGCAGCAGGGACAGTGTCTGCGCGGTCTTGCCGAGGCCCATGTCGTCGGCGAGGATGCCGCCGAGCCCGAGCCGGGACAGGAAGCTCAGCCACGACAGGCCGCGCTCCTGGTAGGGCCGCAGCGCGCCGTGGAACGACGCGGGGGTCGGCACGGGGGTCAGGCGCCGCTCGGCGTCGGTGGACAGCAGGTCGCCGAGCACCCCGTCGGCGTCTACCTCGACCAGCGGCAGCTCCTCGTCGCCGCCGGTGACGACCTCGTGCAGCGCCTGCGCGACGGTCATCTCGCCGGCCCGGCGCCGCTCGATGGCGGCGAGCGCCGCCTTGAGCTGCCGGTCGTCCAGCTCGACCCACTGGCCGCGCACCCGGACCAGCGGCACTTTCAGCCGCGCCAACTCGGCGAGCTCCTCCTCGCCGATGGTGTGGCCGCCGACGGCGAGGTCCACCCGGAAGTCGACCACCTCGCCGAGACCGAGCCCTTGGCCGCCGGCCGCGCGGGACGCCGTGGCACGGCTGCGGGTGGTGAGTTTCAACCCGAGCGCCTTGCGGCCGGCCCACGCCGGGAGCCGCACGCCGTACCCCGCGGCCTGGAGCAGGGGTGCGGCGCGGCG
The window above is part of the Sphaerisporangium rubeum genome. Proteins encoded here:
- a CDS encoding SNF2-related protein — protein: MLVVHGAWVAGRLTVWAEDTTAPGGDDGTASATRTSGPVPGASGLVSHPSGLLSRESGPASRGRIRGVRPHPFAAPADALAAALGLTGEIAAEPVGLSLPGSATEPLPSPESGLASRVRRPRIVTWQAPSLRLPPAQALVLLRSLPGTSVPRGGPALDAGAAEWAPGWSLRYFALVAEHARALAGRGRVLPQFVNEDGGYAARWVPVITGADVTAVRDLAAAMPPACRAAPRERPAADVLHEALSGFTDAVTRARMPERLLLGNRPGRTSPLPDRWLFALTAPDAAVEDPGPAEAAALQGTLATWLDAATRMEGPIRVCFRLIEPAGDDDRWELEFALQSVDDPSLYVPASLLWDGTPIRGLPGRPDETLLAGLGRAVRLCPELHTALDDARPSGMVVDSAWAFGFLRRAAPLLQAAGYGVRLPAWAGRKALGLKLTTRSRATASRAAGGQGLGLGEVVDFRVDLAVGGHTIGEEELAELARLKVPLVRVRGQWVELDDRQLKAALAAIERRRAGEMTVAQALHEVVTGGDEELPLVEVDADGVLGDLLSTDAERRLTPVPTPASFHGALRPYQERGLSWLSFLSRLGLGGILADDMGLGKTAQTLSLLLDERRDGGTPAPTLLVCPMSLINNWQKEAARFAPSLRLYVHHGASRMRADELAGAVAGADLVITTYGTLLRDAAALAAFAWGRVVCDEAQAIKNSGARQSQAVRSIPARTRLALTGTPVENHLAELWSIMEFCNPGLLGPARRFRERYQEPIEARGDETATLALRRATGPFVLRRLKTDKTIISDLPEKLEMKVWCTLTPEQATLYKAVLEDMMARIDDSEGIERRGNVLAAMARLKQVCNHPAHLLKDGSRLAGRSGKLARLEELAEEIIQEGDKALVFTQYAEWGSLLQPYLAAHLDRPVLWLHGGLPKKRRDELVDRFQNEDDPMIFLLSLKAAGTGLNLTAANHVIHVDRWWNPAVEDQATDRAFRIGQHRNVQVRKFICAGTLEERIDEMIERKKALADSVIGTGEDWLTELSTTQLHDLFRLSPEAVS
- a CDS encoding SWIM zinc finger family protein encodes the protein MPIGRDGWFEAAAPIRVEGGLRARSKRGSIGEQWWSRRFIDILEEICDPGRLSRGRAYARKGQVLEMGLAPGTVRALVQGSRPEPYQVTITVPAYDDADWTRVERELSRRALYRAKLLAGEMPPEIVEVFETLNLSLFPTTFDMTCSCPDWSDPCKHLSAVLYLLAESFDDDPFQILHWRGRPRPTLLTALHPTPPTPTPRSPTDLPDTARSTLTPTTPALNPTSTPNPTASDPSPTALPADPPFTERLTDFYTPTTPLSRLHPPPTTTNPPELLLRALDPPPLKIRHIPLMDILRPAYRSLPDQEEERERPKN
- a CDS encoding VIT domain-containing protein, which gives rise to MSVSIAPLKPGEYTPLPDAGIGALSTGKGNLPLESVHVTAHVNGLTGGVEMSQVFKNPHDVPLEATYVFPLPDRAAVTAFRMEADDRVIEGTLKERGEARREYDEATAQGKRAAIAEEDRPDVFTIRVGNIVPGERVTVRLTLSQPLPYEDGAATFRFPLVVAPRYIPGTPLDGDPAGSGVAPDTDAVPDASRITPPVLLPGFPNPVLLSLAVHLDPAGLDLREVRSSLHTVTEDNGTLRLTPGERLDRDFLLRLHFAPSTSLELFPDPDPDPATATATATATATDIDTDPATATDTEPSHPRTPHSPESPPGTSSVGATSSGSAPPDRIGTPADTPTSTWPIEPTRSTEPVSGVKADGPDDGSGTFALTILPPDLGDDAKRRPRDVALLLDRSGSMTGWKIIAARRAAARIVDTLTTDDRFAVLSFDSVVERPQDLGPGLSPATDRNRYRAVEHLSRLEARGGTEMLSPMEQALTLLTDPDQDPDHPNNPDHDPDLRNNPDRDPDRPNHPDHDPDHPNHPNPDLNLRNNPDHDPNRPNNPDHDPNLRNNPDHDPNRPNHPDYDPNLRNNPDRDPNRPNHPDHDPDHPNHPNPDLNLRNNPDHDSDHPNTPDRDRVLVLVTDGQVGNEDQILERLASRLAAIRVHTVGIDRAVNAGFLGRLAGLGSGRCELVESEDRLDEAMEHIHRRIGSPLVNGLTLKADGLDVLPATVTHLSSLYPGVPLRVWGRYRGPASGAITIHGQTPTGHPWDHHLTASLPTSTPPSSPHLTPSDQPTSTTSATLPQPAAAGTPATPHSVHPGTTPPTAATTASSCPVAGTAPRPASDADASPGAPHTGSAHAPGVARAIWARAQLRGLEDRYAGGEYELEQEIIRTSLRHGVLCRFTAFVAVDTRVVTAPGGKTHRVIQPVETPSGWDMSINAAPMMAAAPMAFTTAAPAFFDAGHQRNSAGDQESSRSSLGVPSPPPPGSPPASPLAPPPGSPSAPSPVPPPVPSFAPPPSPPSGPLGGLSGAPPRGRFGVAKRMAGPAPGLIRRSPETIRPQLTEELSRLRSQQALSPADRMTYLADLASRLAALATHLGDDGPLATLARDLAACETPTPDLDLEALWHRALTVLATLTGEPPTPPPPAPPTSRRSFWKRS